Proteins encoded within one genomic window of Fragaria vesca subsp. vesca linkage group LG1, FraVesHawaii_1.0, whole genome shotgun sequence:
- the LOC101311917 gene encoding cellulose synthase A catalytic subunit 6 [UDP-forming]-like has product MEKIKSVEELSGQICQICGDGIEITDDGEIFVACNECAFPVCRGCYQYERREGNQACPQCKTRYKRIKGTPRVEGDEEEDDIDDLDNEFSYGNLDALGSHRVAEAVLSSHLNVGCGSHYNASIPTHREHDSSTLGSEIPLLTYGEEDPEISSDQHALIVPPYMGHGNRVHPVPFPDPSSLQPRPMVPKKDISVYGYGSVAWKDRMEEWKKKQNEKLQVVKHEGDNDGGNFGGKEDDSDLPMMDEGRQPLSRKIPIPSSKINPYRMMILLRLVILGLFFHYRILNPVKDAYGLWLTSVICEIWFAVSWILDQFPKWYPIERETYLDRLSLRYEKEGKPSELASIDIFVSTVDPLKEPPLITANTVLSILAVDYPVDKVACYVSDDGAAMLTFEALSETAEFSRRWVPFCKKYSIEPRAPEWYFSQKIDYLKNKVHPEFVRERRAMKRDYEEFKVRINSLVAMAQKVPEDGWTMQDGTPWPGNNVRDHPGMIQVFLGNNGFRDDEGNELPRLVYVSREKRPGFDHHKKAGAMNALMRVSAIISNAPYLLNVDCDHYINNSKALREAMCFMMDPTSGKKVCYVQFPQRFDGIDRHDRYSNRNVVFFDINMKGLDGIQGPIYVGTGCVFRRQALYGFDAPASKKAPSRTCNCWPKWCCFCCGSRKNKNAKSKKEKKKKSKQREASKQIHAVENIEEGIEELISDRSSHMSQLKLEKKFGQSPVFVASSVLENGGIPQDVSAASLLREAIQVISCGYEDKTEWGKEVGWIYGSVTEDILTGFKMHCHGWRSVYCMPKLAAFKGSAPINLSDRLHQVLRWALGSVEIFLSRHCPIWYGYGSGLKSLERFSYINSVVYPWTSIPLIVYCSLPAICLLTGKFIVPEISNYASLVFMALFLSIAATGILEMQWGGVGIDDWWRNEQFWVIGGASSHLFALFQGLLKVLAGVNTNFTVTTKAADDGAFSELYIFKWTSLLIPPTTLLIINLVGVVVGISDAINNGYDSWGPLFGRLFFAFWVIMHLYPFLKGLLGKQDRMPTIILVWSILLSSILTLMWVRINPFVSRDGPVLEVCGLNCD; this is encoded by the exons ATGGAGAAA ATAAAGTCTGTGGAAGAATTGAGTGGACAAATATGTCAGATTTGTGGTGATGGGATTGAGATTACAGATGATGGAGAGATCTTTGTAGCCTGCAATGAATGTGCCTTCCCCGTCTGTAGAGGTTGTTATCAGTATGAAAGAAGAGAGGGAAATCAGGCTTGTCCCCAGTGTAAAACCAGATACAAGCGCATCAAAG GTACTCCTAGGGTTGAAGGTGATGAAGAGGAAGATGATATTGATGATTTGGACAATGAGTTCTCTTATGGGAATCTTGATGCTTTGGGCTCACATCGAGTTGCTGAGGCTGTGCTGTCTTCCCACCTTAATGTTGGTTGCGGTTCCCACTATAATGCCAGCATTCCCACACACAGAGAACATGATTCCTCAACTCTGGGTTCTGAAATCCCACTCTTGACGTATGGCGAGGAG GATCCTGAGATATCATCTGATCAACATGCGCTTATTGTACCTCCATACATGGGTCATGGGAACAGAGTCCATCCTGTGCCTTTTCCTGATCCATCTTCTT TACAACCTAGACCAATGGTGCCTAAGAAAGACATTTCAGTATATGGGTATGGGAGTGTGGCTTGGAAAGATCGAATGGAAGAGTGGAAGAAAAAGCAAAATGAAAAACTTCAGGTGGTAAAGCATGAAGGAGATAATGATGGTGGAAACTTTGGTGGGAAGGAAGATGATTCTGATCTGCCCAT GATGGATGAAGGCAGACAGCCACTTTCAAGGAAGATACCCATTCCTTCAAGCAAGATAAACCCATACAGAATGATGATATTACTCCGACTTGTAATCCTTGGCTTATTTTTCCATTATAGAATTCTCAATCCAGTGAAAGATGCATATGGCTTGTGGTTGACATCAGTCATATGCGAGATATGGTTTGCTGTTTCATGGATCCTGGATCAGTTCCCCAAATGGTATCCAATAGAGCGAGAAACATACCTAGATCGGCTATCACTAAG GTATGAAAAGGAAGGGAAACCATCTGAACTAGCCAGTATAGACATCTTTGTTAGTACAGTCGACCCTCTGAAAGAACCTCCTCTAATCACTGCAAACACGGTCCTTTCCATCCTAGCTGTCGATTATCCAGTCGATAAAGTTGCATGTTATGTCTCGGATGATGGTGCTGCTATGCTTACTTTTGAAGCCCTTTCTGAGACAGCTGAGTTTTCCAGGAGATGGGTCCCTTTTTGCAAGAAATATAGCATCGAGCCTCGAGCTCCAGAATGGTACTTCTCTCAGAAGATTGACTATTTGAAAAATAAAGTTCATCCTGAATTTGTAAGGGAAAGGCGTGCAATGAAG AGAGATTATGAAGAATTTAAAGTTCGGATTAATAGTTTGGTTGCCATGGCACAAAAGGTTCCGGAGGATGGCTGGACAATGCAGGATGGTACTCCCTGGCCTGGGAACAATGTACGAGACCATCCTGGCATGATTCAG GTCTTTCTTGGTAACAACGGTTTTCGTGATGATGAAGGAAATGAGTTACCTCGTCTGGTTTATGTTTCTCGTGAAAAGAGACCAGGATTTGATCACCATAAAAAGGCTGGTGCCATGAATGCTCTG ATGCGGGTCTCTGCCATCATCTCTAATGCTCCTTATCTTCTGAATGTTGACTGTGATCACTACATCAACAACAGCAAGGCCCTCAGAGAAGCCATGTGCTTCATGATGGACCCTACTTCAGGGAAGAAAGTTTGCTATGTGCAGTTTCCCCAAAGATTTGATGGGATTGACCGACACGATAGATACTCAAATCGGAATGTTGTATTCTTTGATATCAACATGAAAGGATTAGATGGTATACAAGGGCCAATATATGTTGGAACTGGCTGTGTTTTCAGAAGGCAAGCTCTTTATGGGTTTGATGCACCTGCCTCAAAGAAGGCCCCTAGCAGAACCTGCAATTGCTGGCCAAAATGGTGCTGCTTCTGTTGTGGGTCAAGAAAGAACAAGAATGCAAAGTCAAAGAAAGAGAAAAAGAAGAAATCAAAACAGAGAGAAGCCTCAAAGCAGATACATGCTGTTGAAAATATTGAAGAGGGAATTGAAG AACTAATATCTGATAGATCATCTCATATGTCCCAACTGAAATTGGAGAAGAAATTTGGGCAGTCTCCTGTCTTTGTAGCCTCTTCAGTACTGGAGAATGGTGGAATTCCTCAGGACGTTAGCGCTGCATCTCTCCTGAGAGAAGCCATCCAAGTCATCAGCTGTGGTTATGAAGATAAAACAGAATGGGGAAAGGAA GTTGGCTGGATATATGGTAGTGTTACTGAGGATATTCTGACAGGATTTAAGATGCATTGCCATGGCTGGAGATCTGTTTACTGCATGCCCAAATTAGCTGCTTTCAAAGGGTCGGCTCCTATCAATCTGTCAGATCGTCTCCACCAAGTTCTGCGGTGGGCACTTGGATCAGTTGAAATTTTCTTGAGCAGACATTGTCCGATCTGGTATGGATATGGGAGTGGGTTGAAATCATTGGAGCGGTTTTCATATATCAACTCAGTCGTATATCCTTGGACCTCCATTCCTTTGATCGTTTACTGTAGTCTGCCTGCCATCTGTCTTCTGACCGGGAAATTTATTGTCCCCGAG ATAAGCAACTATGCCAGTCTTGTTTTCATGGCTCTCTTCTTATCCATAGCTGCCACAGGCATCCTTGAGATGCAATGGGGTGGTGTTGGGATAGATGACTGGTGGAGGAATGAGCAGTTCTGGGTAATTGGAGGTGCTTCATCGCATCTATTTGCTCTCTTCCAGGGTCTACTCAAGGTTTTGGCTGGTGTTAACACAAACTTCACAGTTACAACTAAGGCAGCAGATGATGGAGCATTTTCTGAACTTTACATCTTCAAGTGGACATCATTGTTGATCCCTCCCACGACTTTATTAATAATAAACTTAGTGGGGGTTGTCGTTGGTATTTCAGATGCAATCAATAACGGGTATGATTCATGGGGTCCATTGTTCGGCAGACTGTTTTTCGCCTTCTGGGTCATTATGCACCTCTACCCCTTCCTCAAAGGATTACTGGGTAAACAAGATCGGATGCCCACCATTATTTTGGTTTGGTCCATTCTGCTATCATCCATATTAACTCTTATGTGGGTTCGGATAAATCCATTTGTCTCAAGGGATGGCCCTGTTTTGGAGGTTTGTGGGTTAAACTGTGATTAG
- the LOC101296234 gene encoding ribonuclease P protein subunit p25-like protein-like — protein MDRYQRVEKPKAEPTPINENEIRITAQGRMRNYITYATTLLQDKGSNEIVLKAMGRAINKTVMIAELIKRRIIGLHQNTSIGSTDITDVWEPLEEGLFPIETTRHVSMITITLSKTELSPTSTGYQSPIPADQVKPLNDFEDDGEGSPRTRGRGRGGRGRSRGRGSYNGVVDYNGDGWDGGRGYGGRGRGRARGGSFRGRGRGYGQQAGYYDYAESAPVQGRGLTGRGRGRGRGRGRGRSTRLDGQAPAA, from the exons ATGGATAGGTACCAGAGGGTGGAGAAGCCCAAGGCAGAGCCCACGCCTATAAACGAGAATGAGATTCGCATAACCGCTCAAGGCCGTATGAGGAATTATATTACTTACGCCACCACTCTCCTTCAG GACAAAGGGTCGAATGAAATTGTCCTCAAGGCAATGGGCAGAGCTATCAATAAGACTGTGATGATTGCTGAACTAATCAAG AGAAGGATTATTGGCCTCCATCAGAATACTTCTATTGGATCAACTGATATAACTGATGTGTGGGAGCCCCTGGAAGAAGGCCTGTTCCC TATAGAGACTACTCGGCATGTTTCAATGATCACAATTACTTTGTCAAAGACGGAACTGTCACCAACCTCTACAGG CTACCAGTCCCCTATTCCGGCTGATCAAGTGAAACCGTTGAACGATTTTGAGGATGATGGAG AGGGTTCACCTAGAACCCGAGGCAGGGGACGTGGTGGCCGAGGAAGAAGCAGGGGTAGAG GGAGCTACAATGGAGTTGTTGATTATAATGGAGATGGTTGGGATGGTGGGCGTGGCTATGGTGGAAGAGGAAGAGGCCGTGCGAGAGGTGGTTCTTTCAGGGGTCGAGGACGAGGTTATGGTCAGCAAGCTGGATACTATGATTATGCTGAAAGTGCACCTGTCCAAGGTCGTG GTCTCACAGGGCGCGGTCGAGGAAGGGGAAGGGGCCGTGGGCGTGGTCGTAGTACCCGATTGGATGGCCAAGCACCAGCTGCTTGA